In Kitasatospora viridis, the following are encoded in one genomic region:
- a CDS encoding maleylpyruvate isomerase family mycothiol-dependent enzyme — MDYLNDLRRELDAFGAVLDGDLSAPVEHCGAWTLADLAVHMGAGNLWVVTAVREGHGDGYDEAAAPRDPAALRAWYAESADALVEALSVDPATGAWTFFPPHTVAFWRRRRSQETLIHRWDAQHAAGATKPLDPALAADGVAEVFDTMAPRMTSRGAATAPSQAVRITATDSGRSWTYGPGEPVAELSGTAEDLLLMLWNRKPRETESLLWSGDRAAGLGVLAGPLVP; from the coding sequence GTGGACTACCTGAATGATCTTCGACGTGAACTGGACGCCTTCGGTGCCGTGCTGGACGGTGACCTGTCGGCCCCGGTCGAGCACTGCGGCGCTTGGACGTTGGCGGACCTGGCCGTGCACATGGGGGCCGGGAACCTGTGGGTCGTCACGGCGGTCCGGGAGGGCCACGGCGACGGCTACGACGAGGCCGCCGCGCCGCGCGACCCGGCCGCCCTGCGGGCCTGGTACGCCGAGAGCGCGGACGCCCTGGTGGAGGCGCTGTCGGTCGACCCCGCGACCGGTGCGTGGACCTTCTTCCCGCCGCACACCGTCGCCTTCTGGCGCCGGCGCCGCAGCCAGGAGACGCTGATCCACCGCTGGGACGCCCAGCACGCCGCCGGTGCGACGAAGCCGCTGGATCCGGCGCTCGCCGCCGACGGCGTCGCCGAGGTCTTCGACACCATGGCCCCGCGCATGACCTCCCGGGGAGCCGCCACCGCCCCCTCGCAGGCCGTGCGGATCACCGCCACCGACTCCGGCCGCTCCTGGACCTACGGTCCCGGCGAGCCGGTCGCCGAACTCTCGGGCACGGCCGAGGACTTGCTGCTGATGCTCTGGAACCGCAAGCCGCGGGAGACCGAGTCGCTGCTCTGGTCGGGCGACCGTGCGGCGGGCCTGGGCGTGCTGGCCGGGCCGCTGGTGCCCTGA
- a CDS encoding non-oxidative hydroxyarylic acid decarboxylases subunit B, with product MRLIVGMTGATGAVLGVRLLEELRHQEQVETHLVLSRWARATIELETGLSTRDVAGLADVVHTPDDQGASISSGSFRTDGMVIIPCSMKTLAGIRTGYADGLIARAADVTLKERRKLVLVPRETPLSEIHLDNMLALARMGASIVPPVPAFYNHPATVDDIVDHIVARVCDQFDIKASRARRWEGMRPAAAHRPTVHGRTGREEVSL from the coding sequence ATGCGGCTCATCGTCGGAATGACAGGGGCGACGGGCGCCGTACTGGGCGTGCGGCTCCTGGAGGAGTTGCGCCACCAGGAGCAGGTGGAGACGCACCTGGTGCTGTCCCGCTGGGCACGCGCCACCATCGAGCTGGAGACGGGCCTGAGCACCCGCGACGTGGCGGGACTGGCCGACGTCGTGCACACCCCGGACGACCAGGGGGCGTCCATCTCGTCCGGCTCGTTCCGCACGGACGGGATGGTGATCATCCCGTGCAGCATGAAGACGCTCGCCGGGATCCGCACCGGATACGCGGACGGCCTGATCGCCCGCGCCGCGGACGTCACGCTCAAGGAACGCCGCAAGCTCGTCCTCGTGCCCCGCGAGACCCCCCTCAGCGAGATCCACCTGGACAACATGCTCGCGCTCGCCCGCATGGGCGCCTCGATCGTGCCGCCCGTGCCCGCCTTCTACAACCACCCCGCCACCGTGGACGACATCGTCGACCACATCGTGGCGCGCGTCTGCGACCAGTTCGACATCAAGGCTTCCCGAGCCCGCCGCTGGGAGGGCATGCGCCCCGCAGCCGCCCACCGGCCCACGGTGCACGGGAGGACCGGCAGAGAGGAAGTTTCGCTGTGA
- a CDS encoding UbiD family decarboxylase yields the protein MNHHKDLREYIAALEAIGDLTRVRREVSWDLEAAAITRLGCERTAPAPLFENVTGVEPGFRLLGAPAALSSVPGKPLARVALSLGLSPELTPAQLVDHLVETRDLPPVPPRLVPREQAPCKQNVLTGDDATLDRFPVPRVHEQDGGRYANTWGVLVARTPDGRWTNWSIARVMMVDGKHMTGMVTVPQHIAMVWQEWVEIGKPMPYALVQGGDPAVPVVGGISIPEGSDEAGYIGALHGEPLDVVTCELSDLQVPASAEIVIEGHLSVERTAVEGPFGEFAGYIPLETSLQPVYTVECITHRDDPIWPIVPEGRPVDEFHTVTGTGIAAEVLHDLRAAGLPITTAWSPLRAATHWLVVTVPENWRELLPGVDSQEFTHRIGKVVNEEARTGRLSSRIFVLDDDIDPADDADLLWALATRIHPTQRAETWNGFIFPLLHCYLDSERESATGPVVVHDGLEPARGQGRMPQSSFAQAYPAHIRRRVLDRWEADE from the coding sequence GTGAACCACCACAAGGACCTGCGCGAGTACATCGCGGCACTCGAAGCCATCGGCGACCTCACGCGCGTGCGGCGCGAGGTCAGCTGGGACCTGGAGGCCGCCGCCATCACCCGCCTGGGGTGCGAACGCACCGCCCCCGCCCCGCTGTTCGAGAACGTCACCGGCGTCGAGCCGGGCTTCCGCCTGCTGGGCGCGCCCGCGGCGCTCAGCTCCGTCCCCGGCAAGCCGCTCGCGCGCGTCGCCCTCTCCCTGGGCCTGTCCCCGGAGCTGACCCCCGCTCAGCTGGTGGACCACCTCGTCGAGACCCGCGACCTGCCGCCGGTACCGCCCAGGCTGGTCCCGCGCGAGCAGGCCCCGTGCAAGCAGAACGTGCTGACCGGTGACGACGCCACGCTGGACCGCTTCCCCGTGCCCCGCGTGCACGAGCAGGACGGCGGCCGCTACGCCAACACCTGGGGCGTCCTGGTCGCGCGCACTCCCGACGGCCGGTGGACCAACTGGTCCATCGCCCGCGTCATGATGGTCGACGGCAAGCACATGACCGGCATGGTCACGGTGCCCCAACACATCGCCATGGTCTGGCAGGAATGGGTCGAGATCGGCAAGCCCATGCCGTACGCGCTCGTCCAGGGCGGCGACCCGGCGGTCCCCGTCGTGGGCGGCATCTCGATCCCGGAGGGCTCCGACGAAGCCGGCTACATCGGCGCCCTCCACGGCGAGCCCCTCGACGTCGTCACGTGCGAGCTGTCCGACCTCCAGGTCCCGGCGAGCGCGGAGATCGTCATCGAGGGCCACCTGTCCGTCGAACGGACCGCCGTCGAGGGCCCGTTCGGGGAGTTCGCCGGCTACATCCCCCTGGAGACCTCCCTCCAGCCCGTCTACACCGTGGAGTGCATCACCCACCGCGACGACCCGATCTGGCCGATCGTCCCCGAGGGCCGCCCGGTGGACGAGTTCCACACCGTCACCGGCACGGGCATAGCCGCCGAGGTCCTCCACGACCTGCGCGCCGCCGGCCTTCCGATCACCACCGCCTGGTCCCCGCTGCGGGCGGCCACCCACTGGCTGGTCGTCACCGTCCCCGAGAACTGGCGGGAGTTGCTCCCCGGCGTCGACTCCCAGGAGTTCACCCACCGGATCGGGAAGGTCGTCAACGAGGAGGCGCGCACCGGACGGCTCAGCTCGCGGATCTTCGTCCTCGACGACGACATCGACCCGGCCGACGACGCCGACCTGCTGTGGGCCCTGGCCACCCGCATCCACCCCACCCAGCGGGCCGAGACTTGGAACGGCTTCATCTTCCCGCTGCTGCACTGCTACCTGGACAGCGAACGGGAGTCCGCGACCGGCCCCGTCGTCGTCCACGACGGGCTCGAACCCGCCCGCGGACAGGGACGCATGCCGCAGAGCTCCTTCGCCCAGGCGTACCCCGCCCACATCCGCCGGCGCGTCCTCGACCGCTGGGAGGCCGACGAGTAG
- a CDS encoding AAA family ATPase → MSQTDPRAFQTILAALEAPGPPGPRHLTIAPGHYRTGPLRCWGTVVITALNGPGSVVIDGSGDYDLRAEGHITLQGLVLRNWHEQGSALQVSSGTVVARDCEFVSSSTSAVSAWGGSELFLHNCTVRDGAVVYSDSAGMIENLDAVGSRACGIALRNGSKVSVRNSRVQGAAEHGIWVTTGSQPLIQQCLVEGSGQGGIVVESRSRVAVHGGAIERSVQGSLVVRDHAHATVEGLRIGGSQQDAVWCTTGGELAATGLDVQGAGRYGVLVDEHAAARLTGSRISGAEDVGVTAGPSGEVVLTGGTVTGCQVGAGVPTGGRMALEGARFADNADVGVAVDPGAELALRGCEITGTGGPGLVTMLGAKVTTQDLRSHGNGAEDMIGVEPDREAGAEAVASVGRTPDPRATPASRPVAAPTAPGGPSTPQAGSRPETASVDELLAELEAMIGLAGVKQEIRRLVMFLRVAEQRRAAGLPEGPVMGRHVVFSGSPGTGKTTVARIYGRLLAALGVVTAGHFVEVARADLVSKALGGTTQKTTEVFERARGGVLFIDEAYTLARRFGSGSDFGQEAIDTLVKLMEDHRDEVVVVFAGYSAEMREFLAANPGLQSRVSRTVEFEDYGPDELVAIVAGMAEQYGFRLAEPTRDALTAHFRAARRTETFGNGREARRVFEAALEQQALRLAGQDSPPSAQDLVELLPQDLEGIVERGLGVRFDEAKDSGQLQEILDRLGAMVGMAGIKTRISDLLDLIVTTRRREEAGLRADPVPSHLVFAGPPGTGKTTVARLYGSLLAALGVLARGQVVEVSRADLVGQYVGSTAIRTAEAFERARGGVLFIDEAYTLARPAGGTGHDFGQEAIDTLVKLMEDHRDEVVVIAAGYTEEIATFLSANPGLASRFSQTIEFPEYEVADLVTILARQAEDSGFHLAEPALAAARARILTERDRFALGNAREVRKLLDAAKTSHARRIALLEREEGHVTLDELRLLLPEDLG, encoded by the coding sequence GTGTCCCAGACGGACCCGAGGGCGTTCCAGACGATCCTCGCGGCCCTCGAAGCGCCGGGACCTCCGGGGCCGCGCCACCTGACGATCGCGCCGGGCCACTACCGGACCGGGCCGCTGCGCTGCTGGGGGACGGTGGTGATCACCGCCCTGAACGGCCCCGGATCGGTGGTGATCGACGGCTCCGGCGACTACGACCTGCGGGCCGAGGGCCACATCACGCTCCAGGGGCTGGTCCTGCGGAACTGGCACGAGCAGGGGAGTGCCCTGCAGGTCTCCAGCGGCACCGTGGTGGCGCGGGACTGCGAGTTCGTCAGCTCCTCCACCTCGGCCGTCAGCGCCTGGGGCGGCTCGGAGCTCTTCCTGCACAACTGCACGGTGCGCGACGGCGCGGTGGTCTACTCCGACTCCGCCGGGATGATCGAGAACCTCGACGCGGTCGGCTCCCGCGCGTGCGGGATCGCGCTGCGCAACGGCAGCAAGGTCAGCGTCCGCAACAGCCGGGTGCAGGGGGCGGCCGAGCACGGCATCTGGGTGACCACCGGATCGCAGCCGCTGATCCAGCAGTGCCTGGTGGAGGGCTCCGGCCAGGGCGGCATCGTGGTCGAGAGCCGCTCCCGGGTCGCCGTCCACGGCGGGGCGATCGAGCGCAGCGTCCAGGGGAGCCTGGTGGTCCGCGACCACGCGCACGCCACCGTCGAGGGGCTGCGGATCGGTGGCTCGCAGCAGGACGCCGTCTGGTGCACCACCGGCGGCGAGCTGGCGGCCACCGGCCTGGACGTGCAGGGCGCGGGACGGTACGGCGTGCTGGTGGACGAGCACGCCGCGGCCCGCCTGACGGGCAGCCGGATCAGCGGGGCCGAGGACGTCGGCGTCACCGCCGGGCCGTCCGGCGAGGTGGTCCTGACCGGTGGAACGGTGACGGGGTGCCAGGTGGGCGCCGGAGTGCCGACCGGCGGGCGGATGGCCCTGGAGGGCGCCCGGTTCGCCGACAACGCGGACGTCGGCGTGGCCGTCGACCCCGGGGCGGAACTGGCGCTGCGCGGCTGCGAGATCACCGGCACCGGAGGCCCCGGACTGGTGACCATGCTGGGCGCGAAGGTGACGACCCAGGACCTGCGCTCGCACGGCAACGGGGCCGAGGACATGATCGGGGTCGAGCCCGACCGGGAGGCTGGGGCAGAGGCCGTCGCGTCGGTCGGCAGGACCCCGGACCCCCGTGCGACCCCGGCATCCCGGCCGGTTGCCGCGCCCACCGCCCCGGGCGGTCCGAGCACACCGCAGGCCGGCTCACGCCCGGAGACCGCCTCCGTGGACGAGCTGCTCGCCGAGCTGGAGGCCATGATCGGCCTGGCCGGCGTCAAGCAGGAGATCCGACGGCTCGTCATGTTCCTGCGGGTGGCCGAGCAGCGGCGCGCGGCCGGGCTGCCCGAGGGGCCGGTGATGGGCCGGCACGTCGTCTTCTCCGGCTCGCCCGGCACCGGCAAGACCACCGTCGCCCGCATCTACGGACGGCTGCTGGCCGCCCTCGGCGTGGTCACCGCCGGCCACTTCGTCGAGGTGGCCCGCGCCGACCTGGTCAGCAAGGCGCTGGGCGGGACCACCCAGAAGACCACCGAGGTCTTCGAACGCGCCCGCGGCGGCGTGCTCTTCATCGACGAGGCCTACACCCTCGCCCGCCGGTTCGGCTCGGGCTCCGACTTCGGCCAGGAGGCCATCGACACCCTGGTCAAGCTGATGGAGGACCACCGCGACGAGGTGGTCGTGGTGTTCGCCGGCTACTCGGCCGAGATGCGCGAGTTCCTGGCCGCCAACCCCGGGCTGCAGTCACGGGTCTCCCGCACCGTCGAGTTCGAGGACTACGGCCCGGACGAGCTGGTCGCCATCGTGGCCGGCATGGCCGAGCAGTACGGGTTCCGCCTGGCGGAGCCGACCCGGGACGCGCTGACCGCCCACTTCCGCGCCGCCCGGCGCACCGAGACCTTCGGCAACGGCCGCGAGGCCCGCCGGGTCTTCGAGGCCGCACTCGAACAGCAGGCCCTGCGGCTGGCCGGCCAGGACTCCCCGCCGTCCGCGCAGGACCTGGTCGAGCTGCTCCCGCAGGACCTGGAGGGGATCGTCGAGCGCGGCCTGGGCGTGCGGTTCGACGAGGCCAAGGACAGCGGGCAACTGCAGGAGATCCTCGACCGGCTGGGCGCGATGGTCGGCATGGCCGGCATCAAGACCCGGATCAGCGACCTGCTCGACCTGATCGTGACCACCCGCCGCCGCGAGGAGGCGGGCCTGCGGGCCGACCCGGTCCCCAGCCACCTGGTCTTCGCCGGCCCGCCGGGAACGGGCAAGACCACGGTCGCCCGCCTCTACGGCTCGCTGCTCGCCGCGCTCGGGGTGCTCGCCCGGGGCCAGGTGGTCGAGGTCTCCCGGGCCGACCTGGTGGGCCAGTACGTCGGCTCGACGGCGATCCGCACCGCCGAGGCCTTCGAACGCGCCCGCGGCGGCGTGCTGTTCATCGACGAGGCCTACACCCTCGCCCGCCCGGCCGGCGGCACCGGGCACGACTTCGGCCAGGAGGCCATCGACACCCTCGTCAAGCTGATGGAGGACCACCGCGACGAGGTGGTCGTCATCGCGGCCGGCTACACCGAGGAGATCGCCACCTTCCTCTCGGCCAACCCCGGCCTGGCCTCCCGGTTCTCCCAGACCATCGAGTTCCCCGAGTACGAGGTCGCGGACCTGGTCACCATCCTGGCCCGGCAGGCCGAGGACTCCGGCTTCCACCTCGCCGAGCCCGCCCTGGCGGCCGCCCGCGCCCGCATCCTCACCGAACGCGACCGGTTCGCCCTGGGCAACGCCCGCGAGGTCCGCAAACTGCTGGACGCCGCCAAGACCTCCCACGCCCGCCGCATCGCGCTGCTCGAACGCGAGGAAGGGCACGTGACCCTGGACGAGCTGCGGCTGCTGCTGCCCGAAGACCTCGGCTGA
- a CDS encoding ATP-binding protein, whose protein sequence is MARGPGTARELPSTQGLVFAGRGRELRALLGALGLRPAVVLVEGEAGIGKSRLVAEAALVLRAQGVRVILGGCHPLREPLPYGPVIDALRAVGPWLPPVDRISRSVGVLAPLLPDLADRLPAPPAEEVAPGALRHRITQGVRDLLIVISPAVLVVEDLHWADDATLELLLLLSKDLAPDAALVLTYRGEELPERRPVLGAAYRRPPGTRGTELSLGPLVEEDLRKMAHAVLGDQATADLTRTLHARSGGLPLVIEEDLITLAGRASRSVHGSVHGSVRGLGSGPGGVERRSLARQAGDLGVPRSLRESMTERIGRLAPAAAAVANAAAVLAVDAGEDLLGAVAGLDEDACGLALTEALAGAVLRETSPGRYGFAHVLARQAVYDTMPGPLRTRGHRRALEVLRAQPAPPLVQIAHHTRALGDTEDWLRQAEAAADQATAVGDLGTAALLLGEILEVPRLPAGKLGQVALAVARIARLSAEPADTVATLRRILATPGLPGAARGEIRYRLGAVLANQLGDACGWAEIEAAVPDLQQYQPSLAVRAMSAFATCGSARYSAAEQRVWLQRARDVAAQGDDESARAVVHSNYTSVMAVWGDPAVPELLARLVRESADPDVVRAAAIALSNAAEAAVCVGLDERSVPFADESLAISARLHQSSLAAYTESYRLLLDWACGRWHDFDTDLAAYHARYPESPLTGTGLLGTVRGLIAAARGRAARAAEHFDRCFTPGALDVTALGAAAGLARLHLARDDADTAWQILTEPLEFVGLKDAWPYAWDLLPTAVETAQLRGDRTTAERLTEQHAAGIRACEAPGAVAEQYLCRGLLLREDDPGAARGEFERARAQWLAIGRPHHAALAAERAALTEPDGATEQLAQAIAVFDGLGATRDADRCHRHLRERGRRPTSPRGRAGYGAELSPRERQVADLLAEGASNRDMAAALFLSPRTVEHHVANVLRKLGTSRADLAASSEP, encoded by the coding sequence ATGGCCAGAGGCCCTGGAACCGCGCGGGAACTGCCGAGCACGCAAGGGCTGGTCTTCGCCGGTCGGGGCCGTGAGCTGAGGGCCCTGCTCGGTGCGCTGGGCCTGCGGCCCGCCGTGGTGCTGGTCGAGGGCGAGGCGGGGATCGGGAAGTCGCGGCTGGTGGCGGAGGCCGCGCTGGTGCTGCGTGCCCAGGGTGTTCGGGTGATCCTCGGGGGTTGCCACCCGTTGCGTGAGCCCCTGCCGTACGGCCCGGTGATCGACGCGCTGCGCGCGGTCGGTCCCTGGCTGCCGCCGGTGGACCGGATCAGCCGATCGGTCGGTGTGCTGGCGCCGCTGCTGCCCGACCTCGCCGACCGGCTCCCCGCACCGCCCGCGGAGGAGGTCGCCCCCGGGGCGCTCCGGCACCGGATCACCCAGGGCGTACGGGACTTGCTGATCGTGATCTCCCCGGCGGTGCTGGTGGTCGAGGACCTGCACTGGGCGGATGACGCCACCTTGGAACTCCTGCTGCTGCTCTCCAAGGACCTGGCGCCGGACGCGGCACTGGTGCTCACCTACCGCGGCGAGGAACTGCCCGAGCGGCGCCCGGTCCTCGGCGCCGCCTACCGCCGCCCGCCGGGGACCAGGGGCACCGAGCTGAGCCTCGGACCGCTCGTTGAGGAGGACCTGCGGAAGATGGCCCACGCGGTGCTGGGCGACCAGGCCACCGCCGACCTGACCAGGACCCTGCACGCCCGAAGTGGCGGTCTGCCGCTGGTCATCGAGGAGGACCTGATCACCCTCGCCGGCCGGGCGTCCCGCTCGGTCCACGGCTCGGTCCACGGCTCGGTCCGCGGCCTGGGCAGCGGCCCGGGAGGCGTGGAGCGCCGCAGCCTGGCCCGCCAGGCGGGGGACCTGGGCGTGCCGCGCAGCCTGCGGGAGTCCATGACGGAGCGGATCGGCCGGCTCGCTCCGGCGGCGGCCGCCGTGGCGAACGCCGCGGCCGTGCTGGCCGTCGACGCGGGCGAGGACCTGCTGGGCGCCGTCGCCGGGCTGGACGAGGACGCCTGCGGGCTGGCCCTGACCGAGGCGCTGGCCGGCGCGGTGCTGCGCGAGACGTCCCCCGGCCGCTACGGCTTCGCGCACGTGCTGGCCCGCCAGGCGGTCTACGACACGATGCCCGGCCCGCTGCGGACCCGGGGCCACCGCCGCGCCCTGGAGGTGCTGCGCGCCCAACCCGCGCCGCCGCTGGTGCAGATCGCCCACCACACGCGCGCCCTGGGCGACACCGAGGACTGGCTCCGGCAGGCGGAGGCGGCCGCCGACCAGGCCACCGCGGTCGGCGACCTGGGCACCGCGGCCCTCCTGCTGGGCGAGATCCTGGAGGTGCCGCGCCTGCCCGCCGGGAAACTGGGGCAGGTGGCCCTCGCGGTGGCCAGGATCGCCCGGCTCAGCGCCGAGCCGGCCGACACCGTCGCCACGCTGCGGCGGATCCTGGCCACCCCGGGCCTGCCCGGCGCGGCGCGCGGGGAGATCCGCTACCGGCTGGGCGCGGTGCTGGCCAACCAACTGGGCGACGCCTGCGGCTGGGCCGAGATCGAGGCGGCGGTGCCGGACCTCCAGCAGTACCAGCCCTCCCTCGCTGTCCGGGCCATGTCGGCCTTCGCCACCTGCGGCAGCGCGCGCTACTCGGCGGCCGAGCAACGGGTCTGGCTCCAGCGCGCCCGCGACGTCGCCGCTCAGGGGGACGACGAGTCGGCCCGGGCCGTCGTCCACTCCAACTACACCAGCGTCATGGCGGTCTGGGGTGACCCGGCGGTCCCCGAGCTGCTGGCCCGGCTGGTCCGGGAGAGCGCCGACCCCGATGTCGTCAGGGCTGCGGCGATCGCGCTCAGCAACGCGGCCGAGGCGGCCGTCTGCGTCGGACTGGACGAGCGCTCCGTGCCGTTCGCCGACGAGTCGCTGGCCATCAGCGCGCGGCTGCACCAGTCCTCGCTGGCCGCCTACACCGAGTCCTACCGGCTGCTGCTCGACTGGGCCTGCGGTCGCTGGCACGACTTCGACACCGACCTCGCCGCCTACCACGCCCGCTACCCCGAAAGTCCGCTGACCGGCACCGGACTGCTCGGCACCGTGCGGGGCCTGATCGCCGCCGCCCGCGGCCGGGCCGCACGTGCGGCCGAGCACTTCGACCGCTGCTTCACCCCGGGCGCCCTGGACGTCACCGCCCTCGGCGCGGCCGCCGGACTGGCCCGCCTCCACCTCGCGCGCGATGACGCGGACACCGCCTGGCAGATCCTGACCGAGCCGCTGGAGTTCGTCGGGCTCAAGGATGCCTGGCCGTACGCCTGGGACCTGCTGCCCACCGCGGTGGAGACCGCGCAGCTGCGCGGCGACCGGACCACGGCCGAGCGGCTGACCGAGCAGCACGCCGCCGGCATCCGGGCCTGCGAGGCTCCGGGCGCGGTTGCCGAGCAGTACCTTTGCCGCGGCTTGCTGCTGCGTGAGGACGACCCCGGGGCCGCCCGGGGCGAGTTCGAACGGGCCCGCGCCCAGTGGCTCGCCATCGGCCGCCCCCATCACGCCGCACTGGCCGCCGAACGCGCTGCCCTCACCGAGCCGGACGGCGCCACCGAGCAACTCGCCCAGGCCATCGCCGTGTTCGACGGGCTCGGCGCGACCCGCGACGCGGACCGCTGCCACCGCCACCTGCGCGAGCGCGGGCGCAGGCCCACCAGCCCGCGTGGCCGCGCCGGCTACGGAGCCGAACTCTCCCCGCGCGAGCGGCAGGTCGCCGACCTCCTCGCCGAGGGAGCCAGCAACCGCGACATGGCCGCCGCCCTCTTCCTGTCACCCCGCACCGTCGAGCACCACGTCGCCAACGTCCTGCGCAAACTCGGCACCAGCCGCGCGGACCTCGCGGCCTCCTCCGAGCCGTAG
- a CDS encoding MarR family transcriptional regulator, protein MAEETNANGTERGMKVEDALPHQLRRGMQAWATMWQQYFQDLTTPQFAVLALLDEHGPLDQSALGALAAMDRSTLSTLLDRLEGQQLVTKAVEPTNRRRRIVTLTDAGRACLDEATPKMARLIEDLEQLFGADDMRRLVLLLRKLGDVPSLRPDS, encoded by the coding sequence ATGGCTGAGGAGACAAATGCGAACGGGACGGAGCGCGGGATGAAGGTGGAGGATGCACTGCCGCATCAGCTGCGGCGGGGCATGCAGGCGTGGGCCACGATGTGGCAGCAGTACTTCCAGGACCTGACCACGCCGCAGTTCGCGGTACTGGCCCTGCTCGACGAGCACGGACCGCTCGACCAGTCCGCCCTCGGCGCCCTCGCCGCCATGGACCGCTCGACCCTGAGCACGCTGCTCGACCGGCTGGAGGGCCAGCAGCTCGTCACCAAGGCCGTCGAGCCGACCAACCGCCGGCGCCGCATCGTCACGCTGACGGACGCCGGGCGGGCGTGCCTGGACGAGGCCACCCCCAAGATGGCCCGACTCATCGAAGACCTGGAGCAGCTGTTCGGCGCGGACGACATGCGCCGCCTCGTGCTCCTCCTGCGCAAGCTAGGAGACGTGCCTTCGCTGCGGCCCGACTCCTGA